In one Winogradskyella sp. MH6 genomic region, the following are encoded:
- a CDS encoding penicillin-binding protein 1A, translating into MAKKKTTKSKTQTVDFSKYIRWFWILFTAGILAVVLLFLFASWGFLGEMPDHTKLENPETNLATEIISSDGVTLGKFYFNDNRTPVGYEDLPKNLVDALVATEDARYYDHSGIDGRGTLRAAVYLGGKGGASTITQQLAKLLFTKQASGNIVKRIIQKAKEWVIATRLERQYTKEEIMAMYFNIYDFGNNGDGIRSASRIYFGKEPKDLELKESAMLVGMFKNSSLYNPRRNPVGVKNRRNVVLAQMHKYGYITEEVKDSLQATELDLNYTPETHSQGIATYFREYLRAFMKDWANDESNRKPDGSKYDLYSDGLKVYVTIDSRMQKHAEDAIALHMPRLQAEFDNQNTPLRNPTAPFLELSKSEVNNLLKAGMRRGERWRILKEQGKSDKEIEASFHKPVEMTVFKWIDGKPGEVDTVMKPIDSMRYYKSFLRTGMMSMDPSNGHVKAWVGGMNYKHFKYDMVKQGKRQVGSTFKPFVYATAIDQLQVSPCDSFPRTPITIEANKFGNPEPWTTKNSDGNYSGKQTLKDALASSTNTITARLMNEIGPQPVVEMAKKLGVEQDILPVPAIALGTPDISVYEMVAAYSTFANKGVYNTPVMVTRIEDKNGTVLYQVAPESKDVLSEEVAYVTVNLMEGVTQAGSGRRLRHAGFDKWNAVYREIITGYPYELTNPIAGKTGTTQNQSDGWFMGMVPNLVTGVWVGAEDRAAHFKSIAYGQGASMALPIWGLYMKACYADKTLNVSKDEFEKPSELSINIDCTAKDEGDLGNETNTSDDDEIEIDF; encoded by the coding sequence ATGGCAAAAAAGAAGACAACAAAATCTAAAACACAAACAGTAGATTTTTCAAAATATATAAGATGGTTTTGGATACTATTTACAGCTGGAATACTTGCTGTAGTGTTGTTATTTCTTTTTGCATCTTGGGGATTTTTGGGAGAAATGCCAGACCACACCAAATTAGAAAATCCTGAAACTAATTTAGCAACAGAAATCATTTCTTCAGATGGTGTAACATTAGGTAAGTTTTATTTTAATGATAACAGAACTCCTGTTGGTTACGAAGATTTACCAAAGAATTTGGTTGATGCTTTAGTCGCTACGGAAGACGCAAGGTATTACGACCACTCTGGTATAGATGGGAGAGGCACACTGAGGGCAGCTGTTTATCTTGGAGGTAAAGGTGGAGCTAGTACTATTACACAACAGTTAGCAAAACTGTTATTTACCAAACAGGCCTCAGGAAATATTGTTAAAAGAATTATCCAAAAAGCTAAAGAATGGGTTATTGCAACCAGATTAGAAAGACAATATACCAAGGAAGAGATCATGGCTATGTACTTCAATATCTATGATTTTGGAAACAATGGAGATGGTATTCGTTCGGCATCCAGAATTTATTTTGGTAAAGAACCAAAGGATTTAGAGCTTAAAGAATCGGCCATGTTGGTTGGGATGTTCAAAAATTCTTCATTATACAATCCTAGAAGAAATCCTGTTGGTGTAAAAAATAGACGTAATGTAGTTTTGGCTCAAATGCATAAGTACGGTTACATAACTGAAGAGGTTAAAGACTCATTACAAGCTACAGAACTAGATCTTAATTACACACCAGAAACCCATAGTCAAGGTATAGCGACATATTTTAGAGAATACCTTAGAGCTTTTATGAAAGATTGGGCGAATGACGAGAGTAATAGAAAACCAGATGGCTCTAAATACGACTTATATAGTGATGGGTTAAAAGTATATGTTACAATTGACTCGCGCATGCAAAAGCACGCAGAAGATGCCATTGCTTTGCATATGCCTAGATTGCAAGCAGAGTTTGATAACCAAAATACTCCTCTTAGAAATCCTACAGCCCCATTTTTAGAATTATCAAAATCTGAAGTTAATAATTTACTCAAAGCAGGAATGCGAAGAGGTGAGCGTTGGAGAATTCTTAAAGAACAAGGTAAGTCAGATAAAGAAATTGAAGCATCCTTTCACAAGCCTGTTGAAATGACTGTTTTTAAATGGATAGATGGTAAGCCAGGTGAAGTAGATACTGTAATGAAGCCAATAGACTCTATGCGTTATTACAAATCTTTTTTGCGTACAGGTATGATGTCCATGGATCCTTCTAATGGCCATGTAAAAGCTTGGGTTGGTGGTATGAACTACAAGCACTTTAAGTACGATATGGTTAAGCAAGGAAAACGACAAGTAGGTTCTACTTTTAAGCCTTTTGTGTATGCTACAGCCATAGATCAGTTACAGGTTTCGCCTTGTGATTCGTTTCCAAGAACTCCTATTACTATTGAAGCTAATAAATTTGGAAATCCAGAACCATGGACGACTAAAAACTCCGATGGGAATTACTCAGGTAAGCAAACCTTAAAAGATGCTTTGGCAAGTTCTACCAATACGATTACAGCACGGTTAATGAATGAAATTGGTCCACAACCAGTAGTAGAAATGGCTAAGAAATTAGGTGTAGAACAAGATATTTTGCCAGTACCAGCAATAGCATTAGGCACACCAGATATTAGTGTATACGAAATGGTGGCAGCGTATTCAACTTTTGCTAATAAAGGTGTTTATAATACACCAGTAATGGTTACACGTATAGAAGACAAAAACGGTACAGTACTTTATCAAGTAGCACCAGAAAGTAAAGATGTGTTGAGTGAAGAGGTGGCTTACGTTACTGTAAATCTTATGGAAGGTGTAACACAAGCGGGTTCTGGACGAAGATTGAGACACGCAGGTTTTGATAAATGGAATGCTGTCTACAGAGAAATAATTACAGGTTATCCTTATGAATTAACAAATCCAATCGCAGGAAAAACAGGAACTACACAAAACCAAAGTGACGGTTGGTTTATGGGTATGGTACCAAATCTGGTAACAGGTGTTTGGGTTGGAGCAGAGGATAGAGCTGCACATTTCAAAAGTATTGCTTACGGACAGGGAGCGTCTATGGCGTTACCAATTTGGGGATTGTATATGAAAGCCTGCTACGCAGATAAAACACTCAATGTATCTAAAGACGAATTTGAAAAACCTTCAGAATTGTCCATCAACATAGATTGTACCGCAAAAGATGAGGGAGATTTAGGTAATGAAACCAATACTAGTGATGACGATGAAATTGAAATAGATTTCTAA
- a CDS encoding ABC transporter ATP-binding protein encodes MIKQNLLKVTNLSISLSNNGEEKKLINSISFHINSNEILAVVGESGSGKSISSLCLMGLLPKAVLKTTSGSIFFKNQDLTKISETEFQNIRGKKIAMIFQEPMSSLNPSMRCGKQVEEILKQHTNLSRFEIKDEILSLFEKVKLPNPKRIYKSYPHEISGGQKQRVMIAMAIACKPEILIADEPTTALDVTVQKEILLLLKEIQKETKMSILFISHDLSLVSELADRVMVMYKGEIVEQGITTSIFNQPEHSYTKALINARPSTDYRLKKLPTISDFMEGDINQSIISEDHRIAHHKRLYGQDPLLEVIDVEKVYLSKKGLFSKDIEFKAVDGVSFKVYPGETIGLVGESGCGKSTLGNAILQLDKVTSGIIKYRGQNITNLSKAELRELRKDIQIIFQDPFASLNPRMTVGNAIMEPMKVHNIGNSFEDRKERVLDILTKVGLEASSFYKYPHEFSGGQRQRVGIARTIALQPQLIVCDESVSALDISVQAQVLNLLNELKSQFGFTYIFISHDLAVVKYMADQLLVMNKGKIEEIGDADKIYASPEKEYTKKLIHAIPKGL; translated from the coding sequence ATGATTAAGCAAAATTTACTTAAAGTTACTAATCTCTCTATTTCATTGTCTAATAATGGAGAAGAGAAGAAACTTATTAATTCTATATCATTCCATATAAATTCGAACGAAATCCTAGCTGTGGTTGGAGAATCTGGTTCAGGAAAATCAATTTCTTCCCTATGTTTAATGGGATTACTACCTAAAGCAGTTTTAAAAACAACTTCAGGTTCAATTTTTTTTAAAAACCAAGATTTAACTAAAATTTCAGAAACGGAGTTCCAAAACATCCGAGGAAAAAAAATTGCCATGATATTCCAAGAACCTATGAGTTCTTTAAACCCTTCTATGCGGTGTGGCAAACAGGTTGAAGAGATTTTGAAACAACACACTAACTTATCAAGATTTGAAATTAAAGATGAAATTCTTTCACTTTTTGAAAAGGTAAAACTGCCCAATCCTAAAAGAATTTACAAATCTTATCCGCATGAAATATCAGGAGGACAAAAGCAACGCGTTATGATTGCCATGGCTATAGCTTGTAAACCTGAAATTCTTATTGCCGATGAACCTACAACAGCTCTAGATGTTACCGTACAAAAAGAGATTTTATTACTTCTTAAAGAGATACAAAAAGAGACCAAAATGAGTATTTTATTTATATCTCATGATTTATCTCTGGTTTCTGAACTTGCAGATAGAGTAATGGTTATGTATAAAGGTGAGATTGTTGAGCAAGGTATTACTACTTCTATTTTTAACCAACCTGAACACAGTTACACTAAGGCTCTTATTAATGCTAGACCTTCTACGGATTACAGACTCAAAAAACTACCAACGATTTCCGATTTTATGGAAGGAGACATTAATCAAAGTATTATTTCTGAAGACCATAGAATTGCACATCATAAAAGACTATACGGTCAGGATCCTTTACTTGAAGTTATTGATGTTGAAAAGGTATACCTCTCCAAAAAAGGGTTGTTTTCAAAAGATATAGAATTTAAAGCTGTTGATGGAGTTAGTTTTAAGGTGTATCCTGGAGAGACCATTGGTTTGGTTGGTGAGTCTGGTTGTGGTAAATCTACTTTAGGCAATGCTATTCTTCAGTTAGATAAAGTGACTTCTGGTATAATTAAGTATAGAGGACAGAATATTACCAATTTGAGCAAAGCTGAACTCAGAGAACTAAGAAAAGATATTCAAATTATATTTCAAGATCCTTTTGCTTCACTTAATCCAAGGATGACTGTTGGCAATGCTATAATGGAGCCCATGAAGGTGCATAACATTGGTAATTCTTTTGAAGACAGGAAAGAAAGGGTTTTAGATATCTTAACCAAAGTAGGACTAGAAGCGTCTAGTTTTTATAAATATCCTCATGAGTTTTCTGGTGGTCAGCGTCAACGTGTTGGTATTGCAAGAACCATTGCGCTACAACCTCAACTTATTGTCTGCGACGAATCGGTTTCTGCCTTAGATATTTCCGTACAAGCACAAGTCCTTAATCTATTGAATGAATTAAAATCTCAATTTGGATTTACCTATATTTTTATCTCTCACGATTTAGCTGTTGTTAAATACATGGCAGATCAGTTACTGGTAATGAATAAAGGTAAAATTGAAGAAATTGGAGATGCAGACAAAATTTATGCTTCTCCAGAGAAGGAATACACTAAAAAATTAATTCATGCTATCCCAAAGGGGTTATAG
- a CDS encoding CoA transferase subunit B, whose product MLDKNGIAKRIAKEVKDGYYVNLGIGIPTLVANFVRDDIEVEFQSENGVLGMGPFPFEGEEDADVINAGKQTITTLPGASFFDSAMSFSMIRGQHVDLTILGAMEVAENGDIANWKIPGKMVKGMGGAMDLVASAENIIVAMMHTNRAGESKLLKSCTLPLTGVGCVKRIVTNLAVIEVTPKGFKLLERAPGVSVEDIKNATEGHLIIEGEIPEMEI is encoded by the coding sequence ATGTTAGATAAAAACGGAATAGCAAAACGTATTGCAAAAGAAGTTAAGGACGGTTACTATGTTAACCTTGGTATTGGTATACCAACCTTAGTTGCTAATTTTGTAAGAGACGATATAGAAGTAGAATTTCAAAGTGAAAATGGTGTCCTTGGTATGGGACCATTTCCTTTTGAAGGTGAAGAAGATGCAGACGTGATTAATGCAGGAAAACAAACCATTACCACATTACCAGGAGCTTCATTCTTTGACTCCGCAATGAGTTTCTCTATGATTAGAGGTCAGCATGTAGATTTGACCATACTTGGAGCCATGGAAGTTGCAGAAAATGGAGATATTGCCAATTGGAAAATACCTGGAAAAATGGTAAAAGGAATGGGTGGTGCGATGGATTTGGTGGCAAGTGCCGAAAATATTATTGTAGCCATGATGCATACGAACAGAGCAGGTGAATCAAAACTTTTAAAATCTTGTACGTTACCATTAACAGGTGTAGGGTGTGTAAAGCGAATAGTTACAAACTTAGCTGTAATAGAGGTGACACCAAAAGGTTTTAAATTATTAGAACGTGCTCCAGGTGTTTCGGTAGAAGACATAAAAAATGCTACAGAAGGTCACTTAATTATTGAAGGAGAAATACCAGAGATGGAGATATAG
- a CDS encoding gliding motility lipoprotein GldH — translation MQRRTNGLLIALVSLFLVTSCDSKAEYDEYKSVPDKWHKDSIATFNFKAPDTINNYNLYVNLRNNNDYAYSNLFLIVELNYPNGKAVTDTLEYKMAAKNGELLGSGFTDIKENKLWYRGYKSPFKFTENGDYSVNIQHAMRKNGEVNGVENLEGITDIGFRVEPAQN, via the coding sequence ATGCAAAGAAGAACTAATGGGTTACTAATAGCACTTGTAAGTTTGTTTTTGGTTACAAGTTGCGACTCTAAAGCAGAGTACGATGAGTATAAATCTGTTCCAGATAAGTGGCATAAGGATTCAATAGCTACCTTTAATTTTAAAGCGCCAGATACCATAAATAATTATAATCTCTACGTTAATCTAAGAAACAATAACGACTATGCATATAGCAATTTGTTTCTCATCGTAGAGTTAAATTATCCAAATGGTAAAGCTGTGACAGATACTTTAGAGTATAAAATGGCTGCAAAAAATGGTGAACTTTTAGGTTCAGGATTTACAGATATTAAAGAAAATAAGCTTTGGTATAGAGGTTATAAATCTCCCTTTAAGTTTACAGAAAACGGAGATTATAGCGTAAATATTCAACATGCTATGCGAAAAAATGGAGAGGTTAATGGTGTTGAAAATTTAGAAGGAATTACAGATATAGGTTTTAGAGTAGAACCAGCTCAAAATTAG
- a CDS encoding CoA transferase subunit A, protein MINKKVANVTEALQGVKDNMTFMFGGFGLSGIPENAIAELVKLNVKGLTCISNNAGVDDFGLGLLLQQKQIKKMISSYVGENDEFERQMLSGELEVELIPQGTLAERARAAQAGFPAFYTPAGYGTEVAEGKETREFNGKMYVLEHAFKADFGFIKAWKGDAAGNLVFKGTARNFNPNMCGAANITVAEVEELVPVGELDPNQIHIPGIFVQRIFQGPHYEKRIEQRTVRQRS, encoded by the coding sequence ATGATTAATAAAAAAGTAGCTAATGTTACTGAAGCTTTACAAGGTGTAAAGGATAATATGACCTTTATGTTTGGTGGCTTTGGCTTATCGGGTATTCCTGAAAATGCCATAGCTGAATTGGTAAAGTTAAATGTAAAAGGCTTAACCTGTATTTCTAATAATGCAGGAGTAGACGATTTTGGTCTAGGCTTATTACTTCAACAAAAGCAAATCAAAAAAATGATATCGTCATACGTTGGCGAGAATGACGAATTTGAACGCCAAATGCTCTCAGGAGAACTCGAAGTAGAGTTAATTCCTCAAGGTACTTTAGCAGAACGCGCTAGAGCTGCACAAGCTGGATTCCCTGCATTTTACACTCCTGCAGGTTATGGTACCGAAGTCGCAGAAGGTAAAGAAACTAGAGAGTTTAACGGTAAAATGTATGTGCTAGAGCATGCTTTTAAAGCCGATTTTGGGTTTATTAAAGCATGGAAAGGTGATGCTGCAGGTAATTTAGTTTTTAAAGGCACAGCCCGCAATTTTAATCCAAATATGTGTGGAGCAGCCAACATCACTGTGGCTGAGGTTGAAGAACTTGTTCCTGTTGGTGAGTTAGACCCAAATCAGATACATATTCCAGGCATATTTGTACAAAGAATATTCCAAGGACCACACTACGAAAAGAGAATAGAGCAACGAACCGTAAGACAAAGAAGTTAG